One genomic window of Garra rufa chromosome 24, GarRuf1.0, whole genome shotgun sequence includes the following:
- the steap2 gene encoding metalloreductase STEAP2 has product MDSISLLGSSPASTKVCFLPNGLKNGSKDGSGKPTVGIIGSGDFSKSLTLRLLRNGFHVVVGSRQPKRAAESFPHVVDVTHHEDAVGKTNIVFLAIRREHYSSLWDIKHLLAGKILVDVSNNRRINQYPESNAEYLASLFPESIVVKGFNVISSWAMQSGPRDSSRQVYICSNSVDARLQLIEMARQLSFIPVDMGALSSAKEIENMPLHLFTAWKGPVLTAVALSIFFFAYSFVRDIIHPYMKTRQSFFYKIPLEIVNRTLPVVAIVLLALVYLAGQLAATYQLIYGTKYRRFPPWLEGWLESRKQLGLLSFFFGCIHVLYSLCLPMRRSERYLMLNMAYQQVHANIENSWNEEEVWRVEMYVSFGIMALGLLSLLAVTSIPSVHNALNWREFSFIQSTLGYIALLISTFHALLFGWQRAFLEESYRFYMPPNFVLALVLPVTVIIGKVVLLLPCVSRKLKRIRRGLDSNQSRTNHERPAAHVSPERVTIM; this is encoded by the exons ATGGACTCTATTTCCCTGCTGGGCAGCAGCCCGGCCAGCACCAAAGTCTGCTTCCTACCAAATGGGCTGAAGAACGGGTCCAAAGATGGATCTGGCAAACCCACGGTCGGCATCATCGGCTCTGGAGACTTCTCCAAAAGCCTGACCCTCAGACTGCTCCGCAATGGCTTTCATGTGGTGGTGGGGAGCCGACAGCCCAAGAGAGCGGCCGAGTCGTTCCCGCACGTGGTGGATGTGACCCATCACGAGGACGCAGTGGGGAAGACCAACATCGTGTTCCTGGCCATTCGCCGAGAGCACTATTCCTCCCTCTGGGACATCAAACACCTGCTGGCTGGAAAAATACTGGTGGATGTCAGCAACAACAGACGGATCAACCAGTATCCAGAATCAAACGCAGAATACCTAGCCTCCCTATTCCCAGAATCCATTGTGGTCAAAGGCTTCAATGTGATCTCGTCCTGGGCCATGCAGTCAGGTCCCAGAGACTCCAGTCGACAG GTCTATATTTGCAGTAATTCAGTGGACGCTCGACTGCAGCTCATTGAAATGGCCCGTCAGCTCAGTTTCATCCCTGTGGACATGGGCGCGCTGTCCTCTGCCAAAGAGATCGAGAACATGCCACTGCATCTCTTCACCGCCTGGAAAGGACCTGTTTTGACCGCGGTCGCCTTGTCCATCTTCTTTTTCGCTTATTCCTTCGTGCGGGACATTATCCATCCTTATATGAAGACTAGACAGAGTTTTTTCTACAAGATCCCTCTGGAAATAGTGAACAGGACGCTGCCTGTGGTGGCCATAGTTCTGCTAGCGCTGGTGTATTTGGCAGGACAGCTTGCTGCCACGTACCAGCTCATCTATGGGACGAAGTACCGCCGTTTTCCGCCCTGGTTGGAGGGCTGGCTGGAGAGCCGCAAACAGCTGGGTTTGCTGAGCTTCTTCTTTGGGTGCATTCACGTGCTCTACAGCCTTTGTCTGCCCATGAGACGCTCAGAGAGATACCTGATGCTCAACATGGCCTATCAGCAG GTGCATGCCAACATAGAAAACTCATGGAACGAAGAGGAAGTCTGGAGAGTGGAGATGTACGTTTCCTTCGGCATCATGGCTCTGGGTCTCCTCTCTCTCTTAGCCGTCACTTCCATTCCGTCAGTGCACAATGCACTCAACTGGCGAGAGTTTAGCTTTATCCAG TCCACTCTAGGTTACATCGCCCTGCTCATTTCCACGTTCCACGCTCTGCTCTTCGGCTGGCAGCGGGCGTTTCTGGAGGAGTCTTATCGCTTCTACATGCCGCCCAATTTTGTCCTGGCCCTGGTTCTGCCTGTCACGGTTATAATCGGAAAAGTGGTGCTGCTGCTTCCCTGTGTGAGCCGAAAGCTGAAGCGGATCAGGCGCGGATTAGACTCCAATCAGAGCCGCACCAACCATGAGAGACCAGCTGCCCACGTTTCACCTGAGAGGGTCACCATCATGTAA